A genomic stretch from Podospora pseudoanserina strain CBS 124.78 chromosome 3, whole genome shotgun sequence includes:
- a CDS encoding hypothetical protein (COG:S; EggNog:ENOG503NXIJ) — translation MSRDELMMKPALESPPLPSSTPPPPPPPPTTGEKKLENGNSSTTSENDDGLEEVDLGVERGVGQEKWKRLLLWQPPRTRWDERNPPRFTVWINLLFGFAACFTVSNLYYNQAILNRIAESFSVSFERASVVATLMQAGYASGLLLICPLGDVFPRRPFILCLVLLTALLWIILCTTQSFTVFIVVSYICGATTVTPQLMLPLVGDLAPKERRASCLAVVVSGLGLGVLVARILGGVMANYTEWRGIYWFGLGVQFVVWMGLYFWMPDYPSKNPTALKGVTGYGKLLWGIVVLMVTEPLLCQASIVAFCLSAVFTSYWTTLSFLLSRPPYEYSSMVIGLFGLIGVVVILLAPVYSRFVIDKVMPLVSALMGLGLELAGVIVGTFTGGFTVAGPVIQAITIDLGSQFTQIGNRAAIYSLRPDAQNRVNTAYMVAAFSGQLTGTAVGNRLFAQGGWTWSGSCSIGLLVFAILVCLARGPKETGWVGWSGGWMIGRDDLPAKNSKNPPDEEAVLDKEDSDGRKGRQQM, via the exons ATGTCTCGGGatgagttgatgatgaagcctGCGCTGGAGTCACCACCATTGCCgtcgtcaacaccaccaccaccacca ccaccgccgacgACAGGAGAGAAGAAACTTGAGAATgggaacagcagcaccaccagcgagAACGATGATGGTTTGGAAGAAGTTGATCTAGGGGTGGAACGAGGGGTAGGCCAAGAAAAGTGGAAAAGGCTTCTTTTGTGGCAGCCGCCGCGTACGAGGTGGGATGAGAGGAATCCGCCGAGGTTTACGGTTTGGATCAATTTGCTGTTTGGATTT GCCGCCTGCTTCACCGTCTCGAATCTGTACTACAACCAGGCCATCCTCAACCGGATCGCGGAGTCGTTTTCCGTCTCGTTTGAGAGGGCGTCTGTGGTTGCAACGCTCATGCAGGCTGGGTATGCGAGTGGGCTGTTGCTGATTTGTCCGCTGGGGGATGTCTTCCCCCGGAGGCCGTTTATCCTCTGCTTGGTTTTGTTGACGGCGCTGCTGTGGATTATCCTGTGTACGACGCAATCTTTTACGGTTTTTATTGTCGTGAGCTATATCTGCGGGGCGACGACTGTTACGCCGCAGCTGATGCTGCCTTTGGTGGGGGATCTGGCGccgaaggagaggagggcgagttGCCTGGCGGTTGTAGTTTCTGgcttggggctgggggtgttggtggcgaGGATATTGGGCGGGGTGATGGCGAATTATACCGAGTGGAGGGGGATATactggtttgggttgggggttcaGTTTGTTGTTTGGATGGGGTTGTATTTCTGGATGCCGGATTACCCTTCCAAGAACCCGACTGCGTTGAAGGGGGTGACGGGGTATGGGAAGTTGCTGTGGGGgattgtggtgttgatggtgacggaGCCGTTGCTTTGCCAAGCGAGCATTGTGGCTTTTTGTCTCAGTGCCGTCTTTACGAGCTACTGGACAACTCTAAGCTTCCTGCTCAGCCGGCCGCCGTATGAGTACAGCTCGATGGTTATTGGACTGTTTGGGTTgattggggtggtggttatctTGTTGGCGCCTGTTTACTCGCGGTTCGTCATAGATAAGGTAATGCCGTTGGTATCAGCTCTGATGGGGCTTGGGTTAGAGCTGGCTGGGGTGATCGTGGGTACTTTTACCGGAGGGTTTACGGTGGCAGGACCGGTGATTCAGGCAATAACAATCGATCTGGGGAGTCAGTTTACGCAAATTGGGAACAGGGCGGCGATATACAGTCTGAGACCAGACGCACAGAATCGTGTGAATACGGCATACATGGTTGCGGCGTTTTCTGGGCAGCTGACGGGAACAGCAGTGGGTAATCGTCTTTTTGCGCAGGGTGGTTGGACTTGGAGTGGAAGTTGCAGCA TTGGGCTATTGGTGTTCGCCATTCTGGTGTGCCTTGCCCGAGGCCCGAAAGAAactggatgggttggttggtcaGGTGGGTGGATGATTGGAAGAGACGATTTGCCAGCAAAGAACTCGAAGAATCCTCCAGACGAAGAGGCTGTATTGGACAAAGAGGATTCGGATGGCAGGAAGGGTAGACAACAAATGTAA
- a CDS encoding hypothetical protein (EggNog:ENOG503P2AV; COG:S), protein MTCRIALLFGALFFALPSTAKNTELRKTTSRVPPVLAPNCRYVQIPLGNISADNVDFRRTRRNVDFNSPKDVTKFFSSCLDPQMYEDPDDNTTKLIVERNVTIHGILCRPERPVAAQDRRIHLMVHDATYDKSMWHGLGILEYSLADALASGLGGSYTLAIDLWGHGDSHGPTYPDPWQVLQPPFHVEVLHELAVRLRTNQHGLWMAFKNVTYVGHGFGAQLGSYLIEDFPNDVDAFVGTGLPTGSKMTPRPSEWMFAPAHSTDPKYQDQPLGYFTGAVTSFLDRRNILYGGIYDDDLAVLDFLSQDTITGGEACWSGSYLSSEWLGSAFSFKGQACIVAGEYDRIACADGPECKERLRGVCSKVFPDASSCKSNVLGSTGHAWMLHRIGVKLANSVRSASALGSSWGNLCSVIS, encoded by the exons atgaCCTGCCGCATCGCGCTGCTTTTCGGGGCCCTATTCTTCGCTCTCCCAAGCACAGCCAAGAACACTGAGCTCAGGAAAACCACTTCAAGAGTCCCGCCCGTTCTCGCGCCCAATTGCCGTTATGTTCAGATACCACTCGGAAACATCTCAGCTGACAACGTCGACTTCCGACGAACAAGGAGAAATGTCGACTTCAATTCTCCAAAAGACGTGACCAaattcttctcctcttgccTTGACCCTCAGATGTACGAGGATCCTGATGACAATACCACGAAACTCATTGTGGAGAGGAACGTTACCATCCACGGCATCCTTTGCCGACCAGAAAGGCCAGTCGCCGCGCAAGATCGCCGCATTCATCTAATGGTCCACGACGCGACATACGACAAATCTATGTGGCATGGGCTCGGTATACTAGAGTACAGTTTGGCAGATGCCCTGGCGTCTGGTCTCGGTGGTTCCTACACCCTAGCCATTGACCTTTGGGGTCATGGAGACAGCCATGGCCCGACATACCCCG ACCCTTGGCAGGTACTCCAACCCCCGTTCCACGTCGAGGTCTTGCATGAGCTCGCTGTCCGACTGCGCACAAACCAGCATGGCCTCTGGATGGCCTTCAAGAACGTAACATATGTTGGACATGGCTTTGGTGCCCAGCTAGGCAGTTATCTCATCGAGGATTTTCCCAATGACGTCGATGCATTTGTTGGAACCGGACTCCCCACGGGCTCAAAGATGACGCCCCGCCCGAGTGAATGGATGTTTGCGCCAGCACACTCTACAGATCCGAAATACCAGGACCAGCCGCTAGGCTACTTTACTGGGGCAGTGACTTCTTTCCTTGACCGAAGGAACATTCTGTACGGGGGCATCTACGATGACGACTTGGCTGTACTGGACTTTCTCAGTCAAGATACCATTACTGGCGGCGAAGCCTGCTGGAGCGGATCTTACCTTTCGAGCGAATGGCTCGGTTCAGCCTTCAGCTTCAAGGGCCAGGCATGCATCGTCGCTGGAGAATACGACAGAATTGCGTGCGCCGATGGACCTGAGTGCAAGGAGAGATTACGGGGCGTCTGCAGTAAGGTATTTCCCGATGCTAGCTCATGCAAGAGCAATGTTCTGGGAAGCACAGGTCATGCCTGGATGCTGCACAGGATTGGTGTCAAGCTGGCAAACTCGGTTCGCAGCGCCTCGGCACTTGGAAGCTCTTGGGGAAATTTGTGCTCGGTGATTAGCTGA